DNA sequence from the Sulfurimonas sediminis genome:
TGTTTGTTGCGTTCCTGCCACTCTCAGCCCACCCTAAAGGATGGGTTCCTTTTGTGTTTCGGAATCGGTACTTCAGTGCCGACTTTGTGTCTTAACTGTGTAAAACCTGCATAACAAACAAATATTCAGCCACAGCACTTTTTGTATTTTTTGCCACTTCCGCAGGGACAGCTGATATTTCGCTCTATTTTGGAGTTGTAAAGCGTTCCGTCTTTATATTTCCATTGGCCGTCTTCCTGCACAAAAAAACTTTTTTCATGCAGTACATGTAAGGTGTCGTTTTCTTTGTAATAGGCTTTAAACTCGACCGTGTCTGCTGTTACATGTAACACATCCAGTCTCAGCCATTCCAATTCAGGCGTTTGCTGTAACTCTTCAACTGTTTGTGAAACAGAAGTCTGCGCCAAATATTCCCAGTCTTTTTTTACAAATGCCTCGTATCTGCTTATCATTAACTCTTTTGGTGTCATAAAAGTTCCGTTTTTTAGATAGAATTATACTGTATATCCAACTGTTTTTTAGATTCAGGCTTTTGCAGCCTAAAGGTCGGCACTACAGAAAAAAATTTAGTTTTTCTCTCAAGTCATGCTTTAGCATAGAAAGTACCGATTCCGAAATACAGAGGAACCCGTACTTCAGTGCGGGCAAGCGTGGCAGGAACGCAACAACAGTCGGCACTAAAGTACCGATTCCGAAGTATGGAGGAACCCATCCTTCAGGGTGGGCTGGTATGGCTTCAAAGCCGAGATGGCAAGGTTACAAAAAAAGGTAGAAAATGAAGATAAAATCACTCTATATCGCCGCACAGGAAAAAAATGCCGGGACACTCTTTGTTTCCATGGGGATGATGGAAATACTCAAGCGTAAACTGCATCGTGTCGCTTTTTTTCGCCCGATAATCTTTGATAAAAACATACGTGACGGCGATATAGACTTTATTTTACAGCGTTATAGTCTCGATATAGACTATGCAGCGTGTTACGGTTTTGACATTAAAGAGGTCGAAGAGATGATCTCCAAAAAAGAGGATAATCTGCTGATTACGCAACTCTTGGATAAGTTTAAAAAGCTTGAACGTGAGTATGATTTTGTACTGTGTGAAGGGATTCGGCGCTCTTTTTTAACCTCGACCATCAGTTATGATTTAAATGTCAAAATCGCCCAAAATTTTGCCGCACCCGTGATAACCGTCATCAAAGCCGACAGTGCCACAACAAAAGAGATATATGAAAATGTTTTGATTGAAAATGAGTATCTGACTTCTGAGGGATGTACCCATTTCGCCACATTTGTCAACAGAGTCCATGAAGAACAGTATCAAGAGTTGCAAAAAATGTTTGAAAAAGTGCCTTATACTGTTTACTTCTTAAAAGAGGTGAGGGAGCTGAATCTGCCTACGATAGAGGATGTGATGGAAACACTTGGTGCAAAAAAGATCCTGCTTGGGAGCTATGATCATACCAGAGTGATCAAAAATGTCAAAGTTGCAGCGCTGACACTCGATAATTTTTTAGAACATATCGAAGAAGAAGATCTCGTCATTGTCCCGGCTGACAGATCTGACATTATTTTAGGGCTGTTTGGCGCCTTGCACTCTTCAAGTTATCCGAATATTGCTGCGATTATTTTTCCTTTTAGCATGAAGCTCAATAAAAATATTCAAAAGCTCATAGAAGGGCTCAACAGCTTCAAAGTGCCGATACTCTGCGTGGATACTGATACTTTTGAAACAGCAAGAGATGTCATGAAAGTGCACTCAAGACTGCGTGCTCATTCTGAGCGAAAAATTGCACTTGCTTTGGGACTTTTTAACAGCAGTGTGGATATAAAAAGTATAGAAGCAAAGATAGCAACAACCTACAGTGATATTATGACGCCGCAGATGTTTGAATACAAACTTTTTTACATGGCGTCGCAAAACAAAAAAAGAATTGTGTTGCCCGAATCAAGTGATGAACGCATTTTAAGAGCAGCGGAAATAATTTTAAGAAGAGGGGTTGCGGAGATTATTTTTATAGGTGATGAAGTAGAACTCAAAGGGCGTTATCTGCGTTTGGGTCTTGATTTGTCCTTGGCAACTATAGTCAATCATCTCTCATCCCCGTTGATAGAAAAGTTTACGGATGTTTTTTATGAGCTGAGAAAGCACAAAGGTCTGACAAAAGAGGCAGCCAAAGATGCAATGTTACATGTAAACTACTTTGCCACAATGATGGTACAACTCGGCTATGCCGACGGTATGGTAAGCGGTGCCATTCATGCAACGGCAGACACCATTCGTCCCGCTTTGCAGATTATAAAAACAAAACCGGAGTTTTCTGTTGTTTCAAGTGTCTTTTTTATGTGTCTCAAAACAAAAGTGCTTGTCTACGGGGATTGTGCCATTAATCAAGATCCCGATGCACAGACACTGGCCGAAATTGCCATTGCGTCGGCGCAAAGTGCTAAAATGTTCGGTATTGAACCAAAAATTGCCATGCTTTCATACTCGACGGGAGAGAGCGGGCATGGCTTAGATGTTGACAAAGTAAGAACTGCCACACAAATTGTACGCCAAAAACGACCGGATTTACTTGTCGAAGGGCCTATTCAGTATGATGCAGCCATAGACAAAGCAGTCGCAAAAATCAAACTGCCACATTCAAAAGTGGCAGGGGAAGCGACGGTATTTATCTTTCCGGATTTAAACACAGGCAACAATACCTATAAAGCCGTGCAACGCTCAAGCGGAGCCATCGCCATCGGCCCTGTGTTGCAGGGTTTAAACAAGCCTGTCAATGATTTAAGTCGAGGCTGTCTGGTAGAAGACATTGTCAATACCGTAGCCATTACAGCCATTCAGGCGGGAGAAAACGAATGAAAATAGCCGTCATAAACTGTGGAAGTTCTTCACTGAAATTTAAACTTTTTGAGATGCCGGGTGCCAAGGTGTTACGCAGTGAACTTGTCGAGCATATCGGTGAGCCAAATTCATCTGTTGCCAACCATTTTGAGGCGATAGAGTCTTTACATGTAAACTTTAGTGAGATTGATGCGGTAGGACACAGAGTCGTACACGGCGGTGAAAAGTTCAGAGGTTCTGTTTTGATAGATGATGCAGTGGTACAAACAATCAGAAAACTGATTCCTTTGGCACCTTTGCATAATCCGGCGAATCTCGAAGGCATAGAAGTTGTTCGTCAAAAAGCATCGAATATCCCTCAAATAGCTGTTTTTGACACGGCATTTCACACAACACTCAAAAAAGAGGCCTTTGTGTATGCCCTGTCGTATGCTTTATATGAAAAACATGACATCCGCCGTTACGGTTTTCACGGCACTTCGCATGCCTGTTTACTGCATAAAGCAGCAGCACTGCTTGGAAAAAAAGTACAAGAGACAAACATTATTACCCTGCATCTTGGCAACGGGGCAAGTGCCTGTGCGATAAAAAAGGGAAAAAGTTGTGATACTTCCATGGGATTTACCCCGCTTGAAGGGCTTGTAATGGGCTCGCGTTGCGGTGACATCGACCCGGCTATAGTTTTGTATCTGCAAAAGTCTTTACATGTAAACGCAGAGGAAATAGATGAAATGCTAAACAAAAAGTCCGGACTGCTCGGGCTGTGTGGTGAAAATGATGTACGAAACATTGAAAAACGCACAGATGAGGCGGCAAAAATGGCAATGGATATAATGGTGCGACGGATTCAAAAGTATATAGGTGCGTATATGGTCCTGCTTGAGGATGTTGATGCCATAGTATTTAGCGGCGGTATAGGAGAAAATTCTTCTTATGTACGAGAAAGGGTTATGAATAATAAAATACTTAAAAATATAAAATCGTTAGTGATAAAAACAGATGAAGAGTTGCAAATAGTAAATGAGTGTTTGGAAGTTTTAAAAAAATAGAAAGTTTATACAGGCATAAAAGCCTGCATAAGATGTGTGAAGTTAACTACTAAAGAGGAGTTACGTTCTCAGCCTGTGGGCCTTTTTGACCTTCACCAACTTCGAAAGTTACTCTTTGACCTTCTTCAAGTGAAACACGTCCACCACCATTGTTGTTCACTTGACGGAAATGTACGAATACATCTTTTCCACCATTGTCTTGTTCTATGAAACCATAACCTTTTTCGTCGTTAAACCATTTAACTTTACCGTCTTGTAATTCTGCCATTGTCTAGCCTTGTATATTTATTTTGTCAAAAAATTGGGAGAGTCTTTAGGAGGTTTTAACACATAGATCAAAAAACACACTAAAGATGAATTCACGCCTCATCTTTCACTTGGCAACAGTATATCAGCTTTTTTTTAAATAACCAAGAAAATTTGTAGATTTCAATAAATTCTTTTTATATTTAAGGTTTTTTTATCAAAAACCGATATTACAAATGTAGAAAAAAATTATTGAGAGGGCAATATTTATGGAGATATCTTCAAGCAGTGCAATTCAAAATCTATACACAAAAAAACTCTCTGCTGATGATGTCAAAGCGATTAAAAAAGAGATAGCGCAAAATATGAAAGAGATAGCCTTACATGTAAACGAAAAGCCAAACAGCGTAGATGAGACAATCAA
Encoded proteins:
- a CDS encoding YchJ family protein — translated: MTPKELMISRYEAFVKKDWEYLAQTSVSQTVEELQQTPELEWLRLDVLHVTADTVEFKAYYKENDTLHVLHEKSFFVQEDGQWKYKDGTLYNSKIERNISCPCGSGKKYKKCCG
- the pta gene encoding phosphate acetyltransferase, with amino-acid sequence MKIKSLYIAAQEKNAGTLFVSMGMMEILKRKLHRVAFFRPIIFDKNIRDGDIDFILQRYSLDIDYAACYGFDIKEVEEMISKKEDNLLITQLLDKFKKLEREYDFVLCEGIRRSFLTSTISYDLNVKIAQNFAAPVITVIKADSATTKEIYENVLIENEYLTSEGCTHFATFVNRVHEEQYQELQKMFEKVPYTVYFLKEVRELNLPTIEDVMETLGAKKILLGSYDHTRVIKNVKVAALTLDNFLEHIEEEDLVIVPADRSDIILGLFGALHSSSYPNIAAIIFPFSMKLNKNIQKLIEGLNSFKVPILCVDTDTFETARDVMKVHSRLRAHSERKIALALGLFNSSVDIKSIEAKIATTYSDIMTPQMFEYKLFYMASQNKKRIVLPESSDERILRAAEIILRRGVAEIIFIGDEVELKGRYLRLGLDLSLATIVNHLSSPLIEKFTDVFYELRKHKGLTKEAAKDAMLHVNYFATMMVQLGYADGMVSGAIHATADTIRPALQIIKTKPEFSVVSSVFFMCLKTKVLVYGDCAINQDPDAQTLAEIAIASAQSAKMFGIEPKIAMLSYSTGESGHGLDVDKVRTATQIVRQKRPDLLVEGPIQYDAAIDKAVAKIKLPHSKVAGEATVFIFPDLNTGNNTYKAVQRSSGAIAIGPVLQGLNKPVNDLSRGCLVEDIVNTVAITAIQAGENE
- a CDS encoding acetate/propionate family kinase — protein: MKIAVINCGSSSLKFKLFEMPGAKVLRSELVEHIGEPNSSVANHFEAIESLHVNFSEIDAVGHRVVHGGEKFRGSVLIDDAVVQTIRKLIPLAPLHNPANLEGIEVVRQKASNIPQIAVFDTAFHTTLKKEAFVYALSYALYEKHDIRRYGFHGTSHACLLHKAAALLGKKVQETNIITLHLGNGASACAIKKGKSCDTSMGFTPLEGLVMGSRCGDIDPAIVLYLQKSLHVNAEEIDEMLNKKSGLLGLCGENDVRNIEKRTDEAAKMAMDIMVRRIQKYIGAYMVLLEDVDAIVFSGGIGENSSYVRERVMNNKILKNIKSLVIKTDEELQIVNECLEVLKK
- a CDS encoding cold-shock protein translates to MAELQDGKVKWFNDEKGYGFIEQDNGGKDVFVHFRQVNNNGGGRVSLEEGQRVTFEVGEGQKGPQAENVTPL